Below is a window of Lacibacter sp. H407 DNA.
AAAACGAATGATTCGTCCGGAATTCTAAAAGCTGATATTTCAGAGATAAATGAATTGATTCTTGATTACAGTCAAAACGTGTTTTCGATTGAGTATGCTGTAATGAATTTTGTGAAACCATCAAAAAACAGGTCAGCCTATCTGCTGAAAGGATTTAATAAAGACTGGGTTTATACTGATGCACATCATGCATCATTTACAAATTTGCAGCCGGGCACTTATTTCCTCATGATCAAAGGAGCAAATAATGATGGCGTGTGGAATGAGGTTCCTTATCAAATCAAACTAAAAATACTTCCGCCACCATGGAAAACGTGGTGGGCTTATACGTTATATGCATTATTCGTTGCGTTGCTTGCATTCGGGATCATTTACTTTTTTGTTTCGAGAGCATCACTAAAGAGGGAAATCCGATATGAACATATGTTGAACCAGCAACAGCAGGAGCTTCATCAAATGAAGTTGGATTTTTTTACACATATCTCCCATGAAATCAGAACACCACTTACACTTGTAATTGGCCCTGTAGAAATGTTAATGAAAAAATTTTCAGGCAATACGATGGCGCAAAGTATGCTGAAGAATATTAAAAGTAATGCTGACCGACTGTTAACCCTCACCAATGATTTGCTGGACTTTCGAAAGGCAGAGGCTGGTTATACCAAATTGAAAATTGCCCGGTCAGATATTGCAGAATTTACAAAATCCGTTTTCGATAAATTTATTGGCGCCGCTGAGAAAAAAAATATTCATTACGATTATATATGTGATGAAAAAGAGCTGCTCGTCTATTTTGATGCACATCATCTTGAGATTGTACTTTCGAATTTGCTGGCGAATGCCATGAAATTTGCTCCTGAATCAGGAAAGGTTTCGGTGGCTGTAATAAAAACAGAACAGGAAAGTGTTGATATTGAAATATTCGATAATGGCTGTGGTATTCCACTTGAACATCAGGAACATATATTCACCCGTTTTTATCAGGCAAATACCGGCACCTCAAAAAGTGAAGGATCGGGTATAGGGTTGGCTTTTTCAAAGAAATTGGTAGAGTTGCACAAAGGAACACTTCGTTTCAAAAGCGGAAAGAACATGCAAACAGGTAATATGGAAACCCGTTTTATTGTTAACTTACGGCTTGGGAAGAATCATTTGAAAGATGATTATCCTGTGTTAGATTGATTTGTTTGCCTAAACCAGTTCCATGTCCCAGGTCCGTATTTTAATTATTGAGGATACTCCCGATGTCAGGGCATTTATTAAAGCCTGTCTGGAAGAAGATTATACCATACTCGAAGCTGAGAATGGAGTGAAAGGCTGGGAGCTTGCTGTGAATGAACTTCCCGATCTGATCATAACCGATGTAATGATGCCGCAAATGGACGGTAATGAATTTTGCAGAAATCTGAAACAGGATGAACGCACAAGTCATATTCCCGTTATTATGCTTACTGCAAAAGCTGCTGAAGATCAACTCATCGAAGGACTCGAAAGCGGTGCAGACATCTATCTTACCAAGCCTTTCAGTATTGTGGTTTTACAAAACTATATCAGCAATCTGCTGAAACTAAAAACTGTTTTGCGACAACGTTACAGTCAAAAGATTTATCTGGAACCATTGGATGTGGAAGTAGGAACGGTAGATAAAAAATTTATGGAACGGCTGATGAGTGTTGTCGAAGATCATCTCGGACAACCTGATTTCAATGTGCCTTCTTTAGCAAAAGAGCTGGGTATGAGTAAGGCTGTTCTCTATAAAAAATTTAATGCTTTGGTGCATATTCCTATAGGCGAGTTTATTAAACATATGCGTCTGAAAAAGGCGGCCTCTCTTCTGGTGAACGATAGTATGAATATTTCTGAAATAGCCTGGGAAGTAGGATTCAACGACCGTAAATATTTCAGTAAAGAATTCAGGAAGTTTTTTGGCAAGTCTCCATCAGAATATCTTGCAGAAAGGGGAGGGAAAATCTCATAATCTGCTTTCTGATAAAAATATACCCCCTTTTAGAGAGAATTCTGCCCTCTTGGTTAGTAAAGTATTCAGCAGATTTGTTTATTCATTTTAGGGTGAAACAGACGATTTGTTAATACTAGCCATATGCAGTTGAAAAAAAAATATACATTTAAACTTGTTGTTACCGTTGTTGTCATCGGTACTCTTTGTGCCTTCTCTTTCAGTCAAAATAAAAAGCCGGCGAAAGTATTAGTAGAACAAGCTTTCAAAACAGCAGAAGAACAGTACACAGACATGCTGCTGCGCTCCACTGATCTTACAAAGTATCCACGAACAACAGATGCAAAAGGAAATACTGCTTATGTTCCCATATCCGACTGGACCGGTGGTTTTTGGCCGGGCAATCTCTGGTATGTGTATGAATATACCAAAGATGATCAGTGGAAAAATGCAGCTATTCGGTGGACAGAGAGTTTAGAAGCAAATCAGTTTAACACAAGTCATCATGATCTTGGTTTTATGATGTATTGCAGTTACGGTAATGCATACCGTTTAACTAAAAACGAAGCATACAAAGCCATTCTGATCCAATCAGCGAAATCACTCAGCAAGCGTTTTGATCCACGTGTGGGTTGTATAAAATCATGGAACTACCGCCTTTCGTGGGATGGTACAACCAAATGGTATTATCCTGTTATCATTGATAACATGATGAATCTGGAATTGTTATTTTTTGCATCAAAAGTTACCGGCGATCCATTGTATAAAAATATTGCTGTAAAACATGCTGAAACAACGATGAAACATCATTTCCGTGATGATTACAGCTCTTACCACGTTGTGAATTATGATACACTTACAGGCAATGTATTGAACAAACAAACCTGCCAGGGTTATGCTGATAATTCAACATGGGCACGTGGACAGGCATGGGCTATTTACGGCTACACAATGACCTATCGTGAAACTGGCGATAAACGCTTTTTGCAATTAGCTCAAAAGCTTACAGATTTTTATATAAATAATCCCAACTTGCCAAAAGACAAAATTCCTTATTGGGATTTTAATGTGAATGAAGCGGGGTATAAGCCCGACTGGAAATACGATCCATCAAAATTCAGTTATACTCCCCGTGATGCTTCTGCTGCCGCCATTGTAAGTTCTGCATTATTTGAATTAAGCAAACATCTTGGTACTAAAGGAAATCACTATAAAGAGTTTGCTGTTGCCTCTCTTCAATCA
It encodes the following:
- a CDS encoding response regulator transcription factor: MSQVRILIIEDTPDVRAFIKACLEEDYTILEAENGVKGWELAVNELPDLIITDVMMPQMDGNEFCRNLKQDERTSHIPVIMLTAKAAEDQLIEGLESGADIYLTKPFSIVVLQNYISNLLKLKTVLRQRYSQKIYLEPLDVEVGTVDKKFMERLMSVVEDHLGQPDFNVPSLAKELGMSKAVLYKKFNALVHIPIGEFIKHMRLKKAASLLVNDSMNISEIAWEVGFNDRKYFSKEFRKFFGKSPSEYLAERGGKIS
- a CDS encoding glycoside hydrolase family 88 protein, with the protein product MQLKKKYTFKLVVTVVVIGTLCAFSFSQNKKPAKVLVEQAFKTAEEQYTDMLLRSTDLTKYPRTTDAKGNTAYVPISDWTGGFWPGNLWYVYEYTKDDQWKNAAIRWTESLEANQFNTSHHDLGFMMYCSYGNAYRLTKNEAYKAILIQSAKSLSKRFDPRVGCIKSWNYRLSWDGTTKWYYPVIIDNMMNLELLFFASKVTGDPLYKNIAVKHAETTMKHHFRDDYSSYHVVNYDTLTGNVLNKQTCQGYADNSTWARGQAWAIYGYTMTYRETGDKRFLQLAQKLTDFYINNPNLPKDKIPYWDFNVNEAGYKPDWKYDPSKFSYTPRDASAAAIVSSALFELSKHLGTKGNHYKEFAVASLQSLSSPDYFAKHGTNGNFLIKHSVGSIPHGAEVDVPIVYADYYYLEALLRYNQITKALNK